A window of Clavibacter michiganensis contains these coding sequences:
- a CDS encoding sulfite oxidase-like oxidoreductase — MTGITRGFVGRPRKGPADRLPPGQYDTQYDTQGGWPVLTAEAVPNLPESRWSIAVDGLVERPTTWDWDEAHALPRSEYAGDIHCVTTWTRLDTRFAGVSVDTLLEAAGPLPEARFVLATSHSGYTTNLPLEDLRGGRAWIAWEADGRPLTPDHGGPARLLVPHLYFWKSAKWIARLTLLDRDQQGFWERNGYHDRGDPWREQRYQGDR, encoded by the coding sequence ATGACCGGCATCACCCGCGGCTTCGTCGGCCGCCCGCGGAAAGGCCCGGCCGACCGCCTCCCGCCCGGCCAGTACGACACCCAGTACGACACCCAGGGCGGCTGGCCCGTCCTCACCGCCGAGGCCGTCCCGAACCTGCCGGAGTCGCGCTGGTCGATCGCCGTCGACGGCCTCGTCGAGCGCCCGACGACGTGGGACTGGGACGAGGCGCACGCGCTGCCCCGATCCGAGTACGCGGGCGACATCCACTGCGTCACCACGTGGACCCGGCTCGACACGCGGTTCGCGGGCGTCAGCGTCGACACCCTGCTCGAAGCCGCGGGGCCGCTCCCGGAGGCGCGCTTCGTCCTCGCGACCTCGCACTCCGGCTACACGACGAACCTCCCGCTGGAGGACCTCCGCGGCGGCCGGGCGTGGATCGCGTGGGAGGCCGACGGCCGCCCGCTCACGCCCGACCACGGCGGACCCGCGCGGCTCCTCGTGCCGCACCTCTACTTCTGGAAGAGCGCCAAGTGGATCGCCCGCCTCACGCTCCTCGACCGCGACCAGCAGGGCTTCTGGGAGCGCAACGGCTACCACGACCGCGGCGACCCGTGGCGCGAGCAGCGCTACCAGGGGGACCGCTGA
- a CDS encoding long-chain-fatty-acid--CoA ligase, whose protein sequence is MTTPTERPWLASYAPDVPHEIDLPQGSLVDIVDQSVLRFPGGTALDFLGAETSYRDLGEQIARAAQGLADAGVRAGDPVAIVLPNCPQHVVAFYAALRLGAVVVEHNPLYTPRELQHQFEDHGARTVIAWDKSVATIQALPEDVRPERIVSVDVTRAMPRRTRLLLRLPVPKARAARAAIAAKVTGTITWERISAAAPLPVDHPRPAATDLAVIQYTSGTTGAPKGAELTHLNLSANAAQSRAWVPTVSRGTSVVYAVLPMFHAYGLTLCLTFAMSMGSRLVLFPRFEPDLVLQAIRRHPPTFLPAVPPIYRRLREAAEAEGVSLAGISISISGAMALPESVVVPWEEQTGGWLVEGYGLSECSPVLMANPVGDTRRAGTVGLPLPNTEVRVVDPEDPTIDRPAGEPGELLVRGPQVFRGYHGRPDETAAVLLEGGWFRTGDVVTIDEDGFVRIADRIKELIITGGFNVSPSEVEDAVRELDGVRDAAVVGIPRDGGDEEVVAAVVLEEGATLDEQAGRTTLRAELAAYKVPRRIVVLDELPTSLLGKVLRRKVREGIVEAG, encoded by the coding sequence GTGACCACCCCCACCGAGCGGCCCTGGCTGGCCAGCTACGCGCCCGACGTCCCGCACGAGATCGATCTGCCGCAGGGATCGCTCGTCGACATCGTCGACCAGTCCGTGCTGCGCTTCCCCGGCGGCACCGCGCTCGACTTCCTCGGCGCGGAGACGAGCTACCGCGACCTCGGCGAGCAGATCGCGCGCGCCGCCCAGGGGCTCGCCGACGCGGGCGTGCGCGCGGGGGATCCCGTCGCGATCGTCTTGCCCAACTGCCCGCAGCACGTCGTCGCGTTCTACGCGGCGCTGCGCCTGGGCGCGGTGGTCGTCGAGCACAACCCGCTCTACACGCCGCGCGAGCTGCAGCACCAGTTCGAGGACCACGGCGCGCGCACCGTGATCGCGTGGGACAAGTCGGTCGCGACGATCCAGGCGCTGCCCGAGGACGTGCGGCCCGAGCGCATCGTGTCCGTCGACGTGACGCGCGCCATGCCCCGGCGCACGCGCCTGCTCCTGCGTCTGCCCGTCCCGAAGGCCCGCGCAGCCCGCGCCGCGATCGCCGCGAAGGTCACGGGCACGATCACCTGGGAGCGGATCTCCGCCGCCGCGCCCCTGCCCGTCGACCACCCCCGCCCGGCGGCGACCGACCTCGCGGTGATCCAGTACACGAGCGGCACGACGGGCGCGCCGAAGGGCGCCGAGCTCACGCACCTCAACCTCAGCGCGAACGCCGCCCAGTCCCGCGCGTGGGTCCCCACGGTGTCGCGCGGCACGAGCGTCGTGTACGCCGTGCTGCCCATGTTCCACGCGTACGGGCTGACCCTCTGCCTCACCTTCGCGATGAGCATGGGCTCGCGCCTCGTGCTGTTCCCCCGCTTCGAGCCCGACCTCGTGCTGCAGGCGATCCGCCGCCACCCGCCGACGTTCCTGCCCGCGGTGCCGCCCATCTACAGGCGGCTGCGCGAGGCCGCCGAGGCGGAGGGCGTGTCGCTCGCCGGCATCTCGATCTCCATCTCCGGCGCGATGGCGCTGCCCGAGTCGGTCGTCGTGCCGTGGGAGGAGCAGACCGGCGGCTGGCTCGTCGAGGGCTACGGCCTCTCGGAGTGCTCGCCCGTGCTGATGGCCAACCCGGTCGGCGACACGCGTCGCGCCGGGACGGTCGGCCTGCCGCTGCCGAACACCGAGGTGCGCGTCGTGGATCCCGAGGACCCGACGATCGACCGGCCCGCGGGCGAGCCCGGCGAGCTCCTCGTGCGCGGGCCCCAGGTGTTCCGCGGGTACCACGGCCGCCCCGACGAGACCGCCGCCGTGCTGCTCGAGGGCGGCTGGTTCCGCACGGGCGACGTGGTGACGATCGACGAGGACGGCTTCGTGCGCATCGCCGACCGGATCAAGGAGCTCATCATCACCGGCGGGTTCAACGTCTCGCCGAGCGAGGTCGAGGACGCCGTCCGCGAGCTCGACGGCGTGCGGGACGCGGCGGTCGTCGGGATCCCGCGCGACGGCGGCGACGAGGAGGTCGTCGCGGCCGTGGTGCTCGAGGAGGGCGCGACGCTCGACGAGCAGGCCGGGCGGACGACGCTGCGCGCCGAGCTCGCGGCCTACAAGGTGCCGAGGCGGATCGTGGTGCTCGACGAGCTGCCGACGTCGCTCCTCGGCAAGGTGCTGCGCCGGAAGGTGCGCGAGGGGATCGTCGAGGCGGGCTAG
- a CDS encoding M20/M25/M40 family metallo-hydrolase yields the protein MTGTVTGPDAGVAGIVDPVDLAAELIRIDSTNPDLVPGAAGETAVAAHVAAWLRARGFDVRVLEGTPGRPTVLATARGTGGGRTILLDGHLDTVPPGDLERGGLLPRIEDGRLHGRGAFDMKAGLAAMMVAADRARRVGTRGDVVLALVADEEFGSRGTEEALRALAADGRRIDGAVISEPSQSEAIVAHRGFGWYGIRLRGRAAHGSMPEQGVDAIAHAGLVLRELDALAGRLAAGPRHLLLGTGAVRVSRIHGGSDAATVADSCVLTIERRFLPGQSTADVEAELRAALDAVAARTPDMDVELEVLVARAAFEADVDGPLARAVLDSGARVAGSPVPHRGEPFWTDAGLVHEAGIPCILLGVTGGGAHADEEWAEVDSIRRLADVLEGAILDFCGGDRIVPTSRPIA from the coding sequence GTGACCGGCACCGTGACGGGACCCGACGCGGGCGTCGCGGGGATCGTGGATCCCGTCGACCTCGCCGCCGAGCTGATCCGCATCGACTCGACCAACCCCGACCTCGTGCCGGGCGCAGCGGGCGAGACCGCCGTCGCCGCGCACGTCGCGGCATGGCTCCGCGCCCGTGGCTTCGACGTCCGCGTCCTCGAGGGGACGCCGGGTCGCCCGACCGTCCTCGCCACCGCGCGCGGCACGGGCGGCGGCCGCACGATCCTCCTCGACGGGCACCTCGACACCGTGCCGCCCGGCGACCTCGAGCGCGGCGGCCTGCTCCCGCGGATCGAGGACGGACGCCTCCACGGCCGCGGCGCCTTCGACATGAAGGCGGGCCTCGCCGCGATGATGGTCGCCGCCGACCGCGCCCGGCGGGTCGGCACGCGCGGCGACGTCGTGCTCGCGCTCGTCGCCGACGAGGAGTTCGGGAGCCGGGGGACCGAGGAGGCGCTCCGTGCTCTCGCCGCAGACGGCAGGCGCATCGACGGTGCCGTGATCTCCGAGCCCAGCCAGTCCGAGGCGATCGTCGCCCACCGCGGATTCGGCTGGTACGGGATCCGGCTGCGCGGGCGCGCGGCGCACGGGTCCATGCCCGAGCAGGGCGTCGACGCCATCGCGCACGCCGGCCTCGTGCTCCGCGAGCTCGACGCGCTGGCGGGGCGCCTCGCCGCGGGTCCCCGCCACCTGCTGCTCGGCACGGGTGCGGTGCGCGTCTCCCGGATCCACGGCGGCTCGGACGCGGCCACGGTCGCCGACTCCTGCGTCCTCACGATCGAACGCCGCTTCTTGCCCGGCCAGTCGACGGCCGACGTCGAGGCCGAGCTGCGCGCGGCGCTCGACGCGGTGGCCGCGCGCACGCCGGACATGGACGTCGAGCTCGAGGTGCTCGTCGCCCGGGCGGCCTTCGAGGCGGACGTCGACGGACCGCTCGCGCGCGCCGTGCTCGACAGCGGCGCGCGCGTCGCGGGCTCGCCCGTCCCGCACCGCGGCGAGCCGTTCTGGACCGACGCCGGCCTCGTGCACGAGGCCGGGATCCCGTGCATCCTCCTGGGCGTCACCGGCGGCGGCGCGCACGCGGACGAGGAGTGGGCCGAGGTCGACTCGATCCGGCGGCTGGCCGACGTGCTCGAGGGCGCGATCCTCGACTTCTGCGGCGGCGACCGCATCGTGCCGACGAGCCGCCCGATCGCCTAG
- a CDS encoding SRPBCC family protein: MSVTRRRMQCSPADVAEVVADGWLFPSWVVGASRMRAVDDAWPAVGAQLHHSFGSWPVLIDDETTMLEWDPPRRVVMQPKGWPIGEARVTLEVRTLPDGCEVRMTEEAVRGPGRLVPAPVMDVLLHARNVETLRRLAYLAEGRHAGRG, encoded by the coding sequence ATGTCCGTCACCCGCCGCCGCATGCAGTGCTCCCCCGCCGACGTCGCCGAGGTGGTGGCCGACGGCTGGCTGTTCCCCTCGTGGGTCGTCGGCGCCTCCCGGATGCGGGCCGTCGACGACGCGTGGCCCGCGGTCGGCGCGCAGCTGCACCACTCGTTCGGCTCCTGGCCCGTCCTCATCGACGACGAGACCACGATGCTCGAGTGGGATCCGCCGCGCCGCGTGGTCATGCAGCCGAAGGGCTGGCCGATCGGCGAGGCGCGCGTGACCCTCGAGGTGCGCACGCTGCCCGACGGCTGCGAGGTGCGCATGACCGAGGAGGCCGTGCGCGGGCCTGGTCGCCTCGTGCCGGCGCCCGTGATGGACGTGCTGCTGCACGCGCGCAACGTGGAGACGCTGCGCCGACTGGCCTACCTCGCCGAGGGGCGGCACGCGGGCCGGGGCTGA
- a CDS encoding GNAT family N-acetyltransferase: protein MVADGHRGSRLGQVLYARVFAEARRTGRAAVTCEVNTLPPNPGSLAFHGRLGFVRLAEVVDPDGLHAVAMLSAPVDPDPSDPSDPSAR, encoded by the coding sequence GTGGTCGCCGATGGCCATCGCGGGAGCCGGCTCGGGCAGGTCCTCTACGCCCGCGTCTTCGCCGAGGCCAGGCGCACCGGGCGCGCGGCCGTCACGTGCGAGGTCAACACGCTCCCGCCGAACCCCGGGTCGCTCGCCTTCCACGGCCGGCTCGGCTTCGTCCGCCTCGCCGAGGTCGTCGACCCCGACGGGCTGCACGCGGTCGCGATGCTGTCCGCCCCCGTGGATCCGGACCCGTCCGACCCGTCCGACCCGTCCGCCCGCTGA
- a CDS encoding oxidoreductase, giving the protein MPRPTDIIISPLDGKRAVVTGGNSGLGLETARRLAAAGASVVLTSRDPERGEDAAGTIRDRHPGVHVEVGSLDLADLASVRAFADREIERGPIDILVDNAGVMAPPDRRETADGFEIQLGTNHLGHFALTGLLLPALQAADAPRVVVVSSLAHWMGRIAFGDLQSERRYSAWAAYGQAKLANLLFMRRLQALSEERGWGLTAVAAHPGVTSTNLAKNGPGSGPQGVMSDLAARFGPAALGQDVRVGALPQIQAATGLGVHPGDYYGPAGPGGMSGMPHLAASSPWSKDPELARRLWDASEQLTGVVYPA; this is encoded by the coding sequence GTGCCCCGTCCCACCGACATCATCATCAGCCCGCTCGACGGGAAGCGCGCCGTCGTCACCGGCGGCAACAGCGGCCTCGGCCTCGAGACCGCGCGCCGGCTCGCCGCGGCCGGCGCCTCCGTCGTCCTCACGTCGCGCGACCCCGAGCGCGGCGAGGACGCGGCCGGCACCATCCGTGACCGCCACCCGGGCGTCCACGTGGAGGTCGGATCCCTCGACCTCGCCGACCTCGCCTCCGTGCGCGCCTTCGCCGACCGCGAGATCGAGCGCGGGCCGATCGACATCCTCGTCGACAACGCCGGCGTCATGGCCCCGCCGGACCGGCGCGAGACGGCCGACGGCTTCGAGATCCAGCTCGGCACGAACCACCTCGGCCACTTCGCGCTGACCGGGCTGCTCCTGCCCGCGCTGCAGGCGGCCGACGCGCCCCGCGTGGTCGTCGTCTCGAGCCTCGCGCACTGGATGGGCCGCATCGCGTTCGGCGACCTGCAGTCCGAGCGGCGGTACAGCGCCTGGGCGGCGTACGGCCAGGCGAAGCTCGCGAACCTCCTCTTCATGCGTCGCCTGCAGGCGCTCTCCGAGGAGCGCGGCTGGGGGCTCACGGCCGTCGCCGCCCACCCCGGCGTCACGTCCACGAACCTCGCCAAGAACGGTCCGGGCTCCGGACCCCAGGGCGTGATGAGCGACCTGGCGGCCAGGTTCGGTCCTGCCGCGCTGGGGCAGGACGTGCGCGTGGGCGCGCTCCCGCAGATCCAGGCCGCGACCGGCCTCGGCGTCCACCCGGGCGACTACTACGGTCCCGCGGGCCCCGGCGGGATGAGCGGCATGCCGCACCTGGCCGCGTCGAGCCCGTGGTCGAAGGACCCCGAGCTCGCGCGCCGCCTCTGGGACGCGTCCGAGCAGCTGACCGGGGTCGTGTACCCCGCCTAG
- a CDS encoding long-chain-fatty-acid--CoA ligase — MSIDADRPWVRSYADGVSADIPPVIGSLVDMVERSIQRHAKAVALEFFGRETTYREMGDQIARAAEGLRRLGVRKGDRVALVLPNCPQHIVAFYAVLRLGAIVVEHNPLYTPRELRHQFEDHGARVVIAWNTVVGTIQDMPRDVPVDTIVSVDLPAAMPLATRLKLRLPVPAARRARAAITAPVKDTVTWETLVDHRRIAASRPRPELDDVAILQYTSGTTASPKGAILTHRNLHANAMQGRAWVPGLADGGETVYGVLPMFHAYGLTLCLTFAMAIGARLVLFPKFDVDLVLAAARKHPPTFLPAVPPIYERLARGAKEKRVDLTGVRFAISGAMNLPVSTVELWEGLTGGYLVEGYGLTETSPVALGNPIGPSRRPGTVGVPFPSTEVRVVDPEDPTVDRQPGEEGELLIRGPQVFQGYWRRPDETRAALFDGGWFRTGDIVRVDADGFTTIVDRMKELIITGGFNVSPSEVEDVVRGAPGVQGAAVVGLPSADGGEDVTAAVVLDPGATLDEAAVRAYCRAHLTAYKVPRRVIQVDALPTSLIGKVLRRQVREELQREG, encoded by the coding sequence ATGAGCATCGACGCCGACCGCCCCTGGGTACGCAGCTACGCGGACGGGGTGTCGGCCGACATCCCGCCCGTCATCGGATCCCTGGTCGACATGGTCGAGCGCTCCATCCAGCGGCACGCGAAGGCCGTCGCCCTCGAGTTCTTCGGGCGCGAGACGACGTACCGCGAGATGGGCGACCAGATCGCGCGCGCCGCCGAGGGCCTCCGCCGCCTCGGCGTCCGCAAGGGCGACCGCGTCGCGCTCGTGCTGCCGAACTGCCCGCAGCACATCGTCGCCTTCTACGCCGTGCTGCGGCTCGGCGCGATCGTCGTCGAGCACAACCCGCTGTACACGCCGCGGGAGCTCCGCCACCAGTTCGAGGACCATGGCGCCCGCGTCGTCATCGCCTGGAACACGGTCGTCGGCACCATCCAGGACATGCCGCGGGACGTGCCCGTCGACACGATCGTCTCGGTCGACCTCCCCGCCGCCATGCCGCTCGCCACGCGCCTGAAGCTGCGTCTCCCCGTTCCCGCCGCGCGTCGCGCCCGCGCCGCGATCACCGCGCCCGTGAAGGACACCGTCACGTGGGAGACGCTGGTGGACCACCGCCGCATCGCCGCGTCCCGCCCCAGGCCCGAGCTCGACGACGTCGCGATCCTCCAGTACACGAGCGGCACGACGGCGAGCCCCAAGGGCGCGATCCTCACGCACCGCAACCTGCACGCGAACGCCATGCAGGGCCGCGCCTGGGTGCCCGGCCTCGCGGACGGCGGCGAGACGGTCTACGGCGTGCTGCCGATGTTCCACGCCTACGGCCTCACGCTCTGCCTCACCTTCGCCATGGCGATCGGCGCCCGCCTCGTGCTGTTCCCGAAGTTCGACGTGGACCTCGTGCTCGCCGCCGCGCGGAAGCACCCGCCGACGTTCCTGCCGGCCGTCCCGCCCATCTACGAGCGGCTGGCCCGCGGCGCGAAGGAGAAGCGCGTCGACCTCACGGGCGTGCGGTTCGCGATCTCCGGCGCCATGAACCTGCCGGTCTCCACCGTCGAGCTGTGGGAGGGCCTCACCGGCGGGTACCTCGTGGAGGGCTACGGCCTCACGGAGACGTCGCCCGTGGCGCTCGGCAACCCCATCGGGCCGTCTCGCCGGCCCGGCACGGTGGGCGTCCCGTTCCCGAGCACCGAGGTGCGCGTCGTGGATCCCGAGGATCCCACCGTCGACCGCCAGCCCGGCGAGGAGGGCGAGCTGCTCATCCGCGGGCCGCAGGTGTTCCAGGGCTACTGGCGCCGCCCCGACGAGACGCGCGCGGCGCTCTTCGACGGCGGCTGGTTCCGCACGGGCGACATCGTGCGCGTCGACGCCGACGGGTTCACGACCATCGTCGACCGGATGAAGGAGCTCATCATCACGGGCGGCTTCAACGTCTCCCCCAGCGAGGTCGAGGACGTCGTGCGCGGCGCGCCGGGCGTGCAGGGCGCGGCTGTCGTCGGGCTCCCGTCCGCGGACGGCGGCGAGGACGTCACGGCCGCGGTCGTGCTGGATCCGGGTGCCACGCTCGACGAGGCCGCCGTCCGCGCCTACTGCCGCGCGCACCTCACCGCCTACAAGGTCCCCCGTCGCGTGATCCAGGTGGACGCGCTGCCCACCTCCCTCATCGGCAAGGTGCTCCGCCGCCAGGTGCGCGAGGAGCTGCAGCGCGAAGGCTGA
- a CDS encoding SDR family oxidoreductase, protein MTRGIAVVTGGSAGLGRATVRELADRGWDVAVLARGEDGLAGAVADIEARGRRGLGISTDVADRLAVEAAADRVEDELGPIDLWVNDAMVGVFGEFLTTDPADFERATAVNYFGFVNGTRAALSRMVPRDRGHVIQVGSALAHRGIPLQAAYCAAKHAVQGFTESVTTELIHNGSKVVISTVDMPALNTIQFNWVKSQLPHHPQPVPPIFEPEVGAQAIAAVAEKPKRRNWVGEPTVMTVLGNRFVANWLDGYLAKTGYTGQQAEDKTQPMLTTNLYTPTAGDQGARGIFSDRARMMSPQVWIVRNRAKTVAIGAGALLSGVIAGTAALRRR, encoded by the coding sequence ATGACTCGAGGCATCGCCGTCGTCACCGGAGGATCGGCCGGACTGGGCCGAGCGACCGTGCGGGAGCTCGCGGACCGCGGCTGGGACGTCGCCGTCCTCGCGCGCGGCGAGGACGGCCTCGCGGGCGCCGTCGCCGACATCGAGGCGCGCGGACGCCGCGGCCTCGGCATCTCCACCGACGTCGCCGACCGCCTCGCCGTCGAGGCCGCGGCCGACCGCGTCGAGGACGAGCTCGGCCCCATCGACCTGTGGGTCAACGATGCCATGGTCGGCGTCTTCGGCGAGTTCCTCACCACGGATCCGGCCGACTTCGAGCGCGCCACCGCGGTCAACTACTTCGGCTTCGTCAACGGCACGCGCGCGGCCCTCTCGCGCATGGTGCCGCGCGACCGCGGCCACGTGATCCAGGTCGGCTCCGCGCTCGCCCACCGCGGCATCCCGCTGCAGGCCGCGTACTGCGCCGCCAAGCACGCCGTGCAGGGCTTCACCGAGTCGGTGACGACCGAGCTGATCCACAACGGGAGCAAGGTCGTCATCTCCACCGTCGACATGCCGGCGCTCAACACGATCCAGTTCAACTGGGTCAAGTCGCAGCTTCCGCACCACCCGCAGCCCGTGCCGCCGATCTTCGAGCCCGAGGTGGGCGCGCAGGCCATCGCCGCGGTCGCCGAGAAGCCGAAGCGCCGCAACTGGGTCGGCGAGCCGACCGTGATGACCGTGCTCGGGAACCGCTTCGTCGCGAACTGGCTCGACGGCTACCTCGCCAAGACCGGGTACACCGGCCAGCAGGCCGAGGACAAGACGCAGCCCATGCTCACGACCAACCTCTACACGCCGACCGCGGGCGATCAGGGCGCGCGCGGCATCTTCAGCGACCGCGCGCGCATGATGAGCCCGCAGGTGTGGATCGTCCGCAACCGCGCGAAGACCGTCGCCATCGGCGCGGGCGCGCTCCTGTCGGGCGTCATCGCCGGCACCGCCGCGCTGCGTCGCCGATAG
- a CDS encoding DedA family protein, which translates to MTALLPPTLLPTTIAGARPAATGADPLQGLDGLVGAAARVIEALGEVGVGAMTFVETVFPPIPSEVVLPLAGFVAATGRMNLVLVIVASTLGAYLGALLLYWLGRRAGEERTIRVLAKLPLVERHDFEVAAAWFHRHGRSAVFFGRLVPGVRSLISLPAGAAGMPIGQFSFYTIAGSGLWNGALIGLGAALGSQYELIDAYAHYLDYAVYAVLGILLLVLVGRAVRRRAQRGRGSSDR; encoded by the coding sequence GTGACCGCTCTCCTGCCGCCGACCCTCCTGCCGACGACGATCGCCGGTGCCCGTCCCGCCGCGACCGGCGCGGATCCGCTCCAGGGCCTCGACGGGCTCGTGGGCGCCGCGGCCCGCGTGATCGAGGCGCTCGGCGAGGTGGGCGTGGGCGCCATGACGTTCGTCGAGACGGTGTTCCCGCCGATCCCGAGCGAGGTGGTGCTGCCGCTGGCCGGCTTCGTCGCCGCCACGGGACGCATGAACCTGGTGCTCGTCATCGTCGCCAGCACGCTCGGGGCGTACCTCGGGGCCCTCCTCCTCTACTGGCTCGGCCGGAGGGCGGGGGAGGAGCGGACGATCCGCGTGCTCGCGAAGCTGCCGCTCGTGGAGCGTCACGACTTCGAGGTCGCGGCTGCCTGGTTCCACCGCCACGGCCGCTCGGCGGTGTTCTTCGGCCGTCTCGTGCCCGGCGTCCGCAGCCTGATCTCCCTGCCTGCCGGTGCCGCCGGCATGCCCATCGGCCAGTTCAGCTTCTACACGATCGCCGGCAGCGGCCTCTGGAACGGCGCCCTCATCGGGCTGGGCGCCGCCCTCGGCAGCCAGTACGAGCTGATCGACGCCTACGCGCACTATCTCGACTACGCGGTGTACGCCGTGCTCGGGATCCTGCTGCTCGTGCTGGTCGGCCGCGCCGTGCGCCGCCGCGCCCAGCGGGGCAGGGGGTCGAGCGACCGCTGA
- a CDS encoding phytoene desaturase family protein: protein MADIDAIVVGSGPNGLAAAVTMARAGLRVEVHERADTIGGGSRTAELTLPGFHHDICSAVHPMALASGFFRAFQLDRRIDLVVPEISYGHPLDGGVSGIAYRDIDRTADGLGVDGRAWRQLMGPLSASADRVAQFTNGPLLQVPRHPPTAIRLGLRALEQGSPAWNARFRGDVAPAMFTGVAAHAIQTMPSVSTAAAALSLGAYAHARGWPVPIGGSQSIVDAMVDDLRAHGGEVITGSEVRTLRELPAARAVLLDTSARALSRIASDRLPARYLRALRRFRYGNAASKVDFALSGPVPWTDPELRKAGTLHVGGTRAEIQRAERDVAAGRHSDDPYVLVAQPSIDDPGRAPAGKHVLWAYTHVPAGSTVDQTEAITRQIERFAPGFRDLILASSSIDAVGMEEHDPNYIGGDIAAGAASVWQLLARPVLSPDPWRTPAAGVYLASSSATPGPGVHGMAGYQAARSALRHEFGIDRGPDLSL from the coding sequence ATGGCTGACATCGACGCGATCGTGGTCGGATCCGGACCGAACGGGCTGGCCGCGGCCGTGACGATGGCGCGCGCGGGCCTCCGGGTCGAGGTGCACGAGCGGGCCGACACGATCGGCGGCGGCAGCCGCACTGCCGAGCTCACGCTCCCCGGCTTCCACCACGACATCTGCTCCGCCGTGCACCCGATGGCGCTCGCGTCCGGGTTCTTCCGGGCGTTCCAGCTCGACCGGCGCATCGACCTCGTCGTGCCGGAGATCTCCTACGGGCACCCGCTCGACGGCGGCGTCTCGGGCATCGCCTACCGCGACATCGACCGCACGGCCGACGGGCTCGGCGTGGACGGCCGGGCGTGGCGGCAGCTGATGGGGCCGCTCTCCGCATCGGCCGACCGGGTCGCCCAGTTCACGAACGGCCCGCTGCTGCAGGTCCCGCGGCATCCGCCGACCGCCATCCGCCTCGGCCTCCGCGCGCTCGAGCAGGGCTCGCCCGCCTGGAACGCGCGCTTCCGGGGCGACGTGGCGCCCGCCATGTTCACCGGCGTCGCCGCCCACGCGATCCAGACCATGCCGAGCGTGTCGACGGCCGCCGCCGCGCTCTCCCTCGGCGCCTACGCCCACGCGCGCGGCTGGCCGGTGCCGATCGGCGGCAGCCAGTCCATCGTCGACGCGATGGTCGACGACCTGCGGGCGCACGGTGGCGAGGTCATCACGGGATCCGAGGTCCGGACGCTGCGCGAGCTGCCTGCCGCCCGCGCGGTGCTCCTCGACACCAGCGCCCGGGCCCTCTCGCGCATCGCGAGCGACCGCCTGCCCGCGCGCTACCTCCGCGCTCTCCGCCGCTTCCGCTACGGCAACGCCGCCTCCAAGGTCGACTTCGCGCTCTCCGGACCTGTCCCGTGGACCGATCCCGAGCTCCGGAAGGCGGGCACGCTGCACGTCGGCGGCACCCGGGCCGAGATCCAGCGCGCCGAGAGGGATGTCGCCGCCGGCCGCCACAGCGACGACCCGTACGTGCTCGTCGCCCAGCCCTCCATCGACGACCCGGGCCGCGCGCCCGCGGGGAAGCACGTGCTGTGGGCGTACACGCACGTGCCGGCGGGATCCACGGTCGACCAGACCGAGGCCATCACCCGGCAGATCGAGCGCTTCGCCCCGGGCTTCCGCGACCTGATCCTCGCCTCCTCCAGCATCGACGCCGTCGGCATGGAGGAGCACGACCCCAACTACATCGGCGGCGACATCGCGGCCGGTGCCGCGAGCGTCTGGCAGCTGCTCGCACGCCCGGTGCTGTCGCCGGATCCGTGGCGCACGCCGGCCGCGGGCGTCTACCTCGCGTCGAGCTCGGCGACCCCGGGCCCCGGCGTGCACGGCATGGCCGGGTACCAGGCCGCCCGGAGCGCGCTGCGGCACGAGTTCGGGATCGACCGCGGGCCGGATCTCTCGCTGTAG
- a CDS encoding metallophosphoesterase family protein translates to MTASLVLLSDTHLPKRAKDLPQALWRAIDVADVVIHAGDWVDEPALDVLEARSARLLACWGNNDPAGLQARLPETARAVIEGIRLAVTHETGASTGRERRMDAAFPDVDVLVFGHSHIPWDTVTPAGIRLLNPGSPTDRRRQPDFTWMTATADAGRLDVELHRSATRD, encoded by the coding sequence GTGACCGCATCGCTCGTGCTCCTCAGCGACACCCACCTCCCGAAGCGCGCCAAGGACCTGCCGCAGGCGCTCTGGCGCGCGATCGACGTCGCCGACGTCGTGATCCACGCGGGTGACTGGGTCGACGAGCCCGCCCTCGACGTGCTCGAGGCGAGATCCGCCCGGCTGCTCGCGTGCTGGGGCAACAACGACCCCGCGGGGCTGCAGGCGCGGCTGCCGGAGACGGCGCGGGCGGTGATCGAGGGGATCCGCTTGGCCGTCACGCACGAGACCGGCGCGTCCACGGGCCGCGAGCGGCGGATGGACGCCGCGTTCCCGGACGTCGACGTGCTCGTCTTCGGCCACAGCCACATCCCCTGGGACACCGTGACGCCCGCGGGCATCCGGCTCCTCAACCCCGGCTCCCCCACCGACCGGCGCCGTCAGCCGGACTTCACCTGGATGACCGCGACGGCCGACGCGGGGCGGCTCGACGTGGAGCTGCACCGGTCGGCGACGCGCGACTAG